One window of the Ictidomys tridecemlineatus isolate mIctTri1 chromosome 11, mIctTri1.hap1, whole genome shotgun sequence genome contains the following:
- the LOC144367792 gene encoding intelectin-1a-like isoform X1 has product MTQLSFLLFLIVASRGCSAAVSNAVSKELTWSSLYASLPRSCKEIKEKCFNADDGLYLLRAKNGVIYQTFCDMTSGGGGWTLVASVHENNMAGKCTVGDRWSSQQGNRADYPEGDGNWANYNTFGSAEAATSDDYKNPGYYDIQASDLGIWHVPNKSPMENWRNSSLLRYRTTTGFFQHLEHNLFGLYQKYPVKYGLGNCLNDNGPAIPVVYDFGDAQKTASYYSPIGQTEFVAGFVQFRVFNNERAANALCAGMRVTGCNTEHHCIGGGGFFPEGNPIQCGDFSSFDWNGHGTHVGYSSSREITEAAVLLFYR; this is encoded by the exons CTGTGAGCAATGCTGTTTCCAAGGAATTGACCTGGTCTTCACTGTATGCATCTCTGCCTAGAAGctgcaaagaaatcaaagagaaatgcTTTAATGCAGATG ATGGCCTGTATCTCCTCCGGGCCAAGAATGGTGTCATCTACCAGACCTTCTGTGACATGACCTCTGGGGGTGGTGGCTGGACCCTGGTGGCCAGTGTGCACGAGAACAACATGGCTGGGAAGTGCACGGTGGGCGATCGGTGGTCCAGCCAGCAGGGCAACAGAGCAGACTACCCAGAGGGGGACGGCAACTGGGCCAATTACAACACCTTCGGGTCTGCAGAGGCAGCCACCAGTGACGACTACAAG AACCCTGGCTACTACGACATCCAGGCTTCGGACCTGGGCATCTGGCATGTGCCCAACAAGAGCCCCATGGAGAACTGGCGGAACAGCTCTCTATTGAGGTACCGCACCACGACTGGCTTCTTCCAGCATCTGGAACATAATCTGTTTGGCCTCTACCAG AAATACCCAGTGAAGTATGGATTAGGGAACTGTTTGAATGACAATGGCCCAGCAATACCTGTGGTCTACGACTTTGGTGATGCTCAGAAGACCGCATCTTACTACTCACCTATTGGTCAAA CGGAATTTGTTGCAGGATTTGTCCAGTTCCGGGTGTTTAATAACGAGAGAGCAGCCAATGCTCTGTGTGCTGGGATGAGAGTCACTGGCTGCAACACGGAGCAT CACTGCATTGGTGGAGGAGGATTCTTCCCAGAGGGTAATCCCATCCAGTGTGGAGACTTCTCTTCTTTTGACTGGAATGGACATGGAACTCACGTTGGTTACAGCAGCAGCCGGGAGATAACAGAGGCAGCTGTGCTTCTCTTCTATCGTTGA
- the LOC144367792 gene encoding intelectin-1a-like isoform X2: MTQLSFLLFLIVASRGCSAGDNAVSKELTWSSLYASLPRSCKEIKEKCFNADDGLYLLRAKNGVIYQTFCDMTSGGGGWTLVASVHENNMAGKCTVGDRWSSQQGNRADYPEGDGNWANYNTFGSAEAATSDDYKNPGYYDIQASDLGIWHVPNKSPMENWRNSSLLRYRTTTGFFQHLEHNLFGLYQKYPVKYGLGNCLNDNGPAIPVVYDFGDAQKTASYYSPIGQTEFVAGFVQFRVFNNERAANALCAGMRVTGCNTEHHCIGGGGFFPEGNPIQCGDFSSFDWNGHGTHVGYSSSREITEAAVLLFYR, from the exons CAATGCTGTTTCCAAGGAATTGACCTGGTCTTCACTGTATGCATCTCTGCCTAGAAGctgcaaagaaatcaaagagaaatgcTTTAATGCAGATG ATGGCCTGTATCTCCTCCGGGCCAAGAATGGTGTCATCTACCAGACCTTCTGTGACATGACCTCTGGGGGTGGTGGCTGGACCCTGGTGGCCAGTGTGCACGAGAACAACATGGCTGGGAAGTGCACGGTGGGCGATCGGTGGTCCAGCCAGCAGGGCAACAGAGCAGACTACCCAGAGGGGGACGGCAACTGGGCCAATTACAACACCTTCGGGTCTGCAGAGGCAGCCACCAGTGACGACTACAAG AACCCTGGCTACTACGACATCCAGGCTTCGGACCTGGGCATCTGGCATGTGCCCAACAAGAGCCCCATGGAGAACTGGCGGAACAGCTCTCTATTGAGGTACCGCACCACGACTGGCTTCTTCCAGCATCTGGAACATAATCTGTTTGGCCTCTACCAG AAATACCCAGTGAAGTATGGATTAGGGAACTGTTTGAATGACAATGGCCCAGCAATACCTGTGGTCTACGACTTTGGTGATGCTCAGAAGACCGCATCTTACTACTCACCTATTGGTCAAA CGGAATTTGTTGCAGGATTTGTCCAGTTCCGGGTGTTTAATAACGAGAGAGCAGCCAATGCTCTGTGTGCTGGGATGAGAGTCACTGGCTGCAACACGGAGCAT CACTGCATTGGTGGAGGAGGATTCTTCCCAGAGGGTAATCCCATCCAGTGTGGAGACTTCTCTTCTTTTGACTGGAATGGACATGGAACTCACGTTGGTTACAGCAGCAGCCGGGAGATAACAGAGGCAGCTGTGCTTCTCTTCTATCGTTGA